Proteins from a genomic interval of Clostridium cochlearium:
- a CDS encoding FAD-dependent oxidoreductase: MYKKWKCLVCGVIFDGDTPPNPCPVCGASSDDFEEVIVSSNNFADDSKLNFVIIGNGAAGFYAADSIRNRNENCNITIISKENTNSYYRPLLSEYLSKENLPSNFYLSKENWFKEKNINLILNTAVTDINPIDKKVILSNSKILNYDKLILANGGHNFIPPIKGTNNDGVFTLRNLKDAENIKNYAKKAKHATVIGGGLLGLEAAWELKNIGLDVSVVEFFNRLLPRQLDEKASKIFQKSIEKSNVNMILDDSLVEILGDASVKSIKLKSGKEIKTDMVIFSVGIRANKELAENCGLSTNNAVIVNEKMETNINDIYACGDIAEFNGRNYGNWPAAVQMGKVAGANAAGDNLTFKDFVSAVIFRAMNTKMFACGNCSDNMVSITYENPQNNTYKKLFFEKDILVGATLLGDISSSGKLVEQIKNKTSIDNIIK, translated from the coding sequence ATGTATAAAAAATGGAAATGCTTAGTTTGTGGTGTTATATTTGATGGCGATACACCACCTAATCCTTGTCCTGTATGCGGTGCATCTTCTGATGACTTTGAAGAAGTGATAGTAAGTTCAAACAATTTTGCAGATGATTCAAAATTAAATTTTGTAATTATAGGAAATGGTGCAGCTGGATTTTATGCTGCAGATTCCATAAGAAATAGAAATGAGAACTGTAATATCACTATAATATCTAAAGAAAATACAAATAGTTATTACAGGCCACTACTATCAGAATACTTAAGCAAAGAAAATTTGCCATCTAACTTTTATTTATCTAAGGAAAATTGGTTTAAAGAAAAAAATATAAATCTCATTTTGAATACTGCTGTTACTGATATTAATCCTATTGATAAAAAAGTAATATTATCTAATAGCAAAATATTAAACTATGATAAATTAATATTAGCCAACGGTGGACATAATTTTATTCCACCTATTAAAGGTACAAATAACGATGGAGTATTTACATTAAGAAATCTAAAAGATGCTGAAAATATTAAAAACTATGCTAAAAAAGCTAAACATGCTACCGTCATTGGTGGGGGATTACTAGGACTAGAAGCTGCTTGGGAATTAAAAAACATAGGTCTAGATGTTTCCGTTGTGGAGTTCTTTAACAGATTGCTTCCACGTCAGCTAGATGAAAAGGCCAGTAAAATTTTTCAAAAATCTATTGAAAAATCTAATGTGAATATGATTCTAGATGATTCTCTTGTTGAAATTTTAGGAGATGCTTCTGTAAAATCTATTAAATTAAAAAGCGGTAAAGAAATAAAAACTGATATGGTTATATTTTCAGTTGGCATAAGAGCTAATAAAGAATTAGCAGAAAACTGCGGGTTATCAACTAATAACGCTGTAATAGTAAATGAAAAAATGGAAACAAATATCAACGATATTTACGCTTGCGGTGATATAGCTGAATTTAATGGTAGAAATTATGGGAACTGGCCTGCTGCAGTTCAAATGGGTAAAGTTGCTGGCGCTAATGCTGCTGGAGATAACTTAACATTTAAAGACTTTGTTTCTGCTGTTATTTTCAGAGCTATGAACACTAAGATGTTTGCTTGTGGTAATTGTTCTGATAATATGGTTAGTATAACCTATGAAAATCCTCAAAATAACACATATAAAAAATTATTTTTTGAAAAAGACATACTAGTTGGTGCTACTTTGCTAGGTGATATATCTTCATCAGGTAAATTAGTTGAACAAATTAAAAATAAAACTTCCATAGATAATATAATTAAATAA
- the acpS gene encoding holo-ACP synthase, with amino-acid sequence MIIGIGVDIIEINRVKNAIKRNEKFIEKIFSEEEIKYLKKKDFKYESIAGKFAAKEAIVKALGTGFRNMKIKDIEITNNELGKPLVELKGGALEIIKDYKNIRIHLSISHSRDNAIAYSIIEGESVR; translated from the coding sequence GTGATAATAGGTATAGGAGTAGATATTATAGAGATAAATAGAGTTAAAAATGCCATAAAAAGAAATGAAAAATTTATAGAAAAAATATTTAGCGAAGAAGAAATTAAATATTTAAAGAAAAAAGATTTTAAATATGAATCTATAGCAGGAAAATTTGCAGCAAAAGAAGCAATAGTAAAAGCTTTAGGAACTGGATTTAGGAATATGAAAATAAAAGATATAGAAATTACAAATAACGAACTAGGAAAACCTTTAGTAGAATTAAAGGGAGGAGCATTGGAAATAATTAAAGATTATAAAAATATTAGAATTCATTTAAGTATATCTCATAGTAGAGATAATGCCATAGCTTATTCAATAATAGAGGGGGAAAGTGTAAGATGA
- a CDS encoding COG2426 family protein, which produces MELLTVFLMSAVPIVEQRGAIPMGIFAYNMNPILVLIVSFIGSLLPVPFILLLFNSIFKWMKKYKIFEPLNNIIENKIQKNTGKLEKYKEIGLIIFVGIPLPTTGLWTGSAVAAFMGLDFKKSFFCAMIGGLISAIVITAACIVFPAFIPH; this is translated from the coding sequence ATGGAGTTATTAACAGTATTTTTAATGTCAGCGGTACCCATAGTAGAACAGAGAGGTGCTATACCTATGGGTATATTTGCTTATAATATGAATCCAATATTAGTGCTTATAGTAAGTTTCATAGGCAGTCTTTTACCGGTACCTTTTATATTATTGCTTTTTAATAGCATATTTAAATGGATGAAGAAATATAAAATATTTGAACCCTTAAATAATATTATTGAAAATAAAATTCAAAAAAACACCGGAAAATTAGAAAAGTATAAAGAAATTGGATTAATTATATTTGTTGGAATTCCATTACCGACAACAGGGTTATGGACAGGCAGTGCTGTAGCAGCTTTTATGGGATTGGATTTTAAAAAGTCATTTTTTTGTGCTATGATAGGGGGATTAATTTCTGCCATTGTAATTACAGCTGCATGTATAGTTTTTCCCGCATTTATTCCACATTAG
- a CDS encoding Na+/H+ antiporter NhaC family protein codes for MKNKLQGNAIALLPLLIFIALYAGMAIISKDFYSISVIVPFLISAIVAIGMNRKESLNKKIEIFCKGAGNSEIILMCVIFILAGAFAEVAKDMGAVESTVNLGLNILPSNILIAGVFIISCFIALSIGTSVGTIVALSPMAVGIAEKINIPVALVIGAVVGGAMFGDNLSMISDTTIAATRTQGCELKDKFKANFFIVLPAAIITTIIFALVTLGTHGVLKETYDYNIIKVLPYLLVLISALLGVNVLLILVAGLFLSSMIGLVYGAFDVVGLCKSISNGISGMSELIIVSLIIAGIVEIIKFNGGIEFLLNFIKGKIKSRKGAEFSIALLVTLVDICTANNTIAIVTAGPLAKDISKEYNIEPQKSASLLDTFSCFSQGVIPYGAQLLAASTLANISPFAIMKYLYYPYLMVIFALLSIILGLPRFKTVDKASTVKSY; via the coding sequence ATGAAAAATAAATTACAAGGTAACGCCATTGCTTTGTTACCGTTACTTATATTTATAGCATTATATGCAGGCATGGCAATAATTTCTAAGGACTTCTATTCTATATCCGTAATAGTACCATTTTTGATTTCAGCTATTGTAGCTATAGGAATGAATAGAAAAGAATCTTTAAATAAAAAAATAGAAATATTTTGCAAAGGTGCAGGCAATAGTGAAATAATTTTAATGTGTGTAATATTTATTTTAGCAGGAGCTTTTGCAGAGGTAGCTAAAGACATGGGAGCGGTGGAGTCAACTGTAAATCTAGGATTAAATATTTTACCTAGCAATATATTGATAGCTGGTGTATTTATAATATCTTGTTTTATAGCCTTATCTATAGGAACATCAGTGGGAACCATTGTCGCACTTTCACCAATGGCAGTAGGCATTGCAGAAAAGATAAATATACCTGTAGCTTTAGTAATTGGAGCAGTTGTAGGTGGAGCTATGTTTGGAGATAATCTTTCTATGATATCAGACACAACTATAGCAGCTACAAGAACTCAAGGATGTGAACTTAAAGATAAATTCAAAGCTAATTTTTTTATAGTTTTGCCAGCAGCTATAATAACAACAATTATTTTCGCGTTAGTTACATTAGGAACTCATGGTGTATTAAAAGAAACCTATGACTACAATATAATTAAAGTATTGCCATATTTATTAGTGTTAATTTCGGCACTATTAGGGGTAAACGTATTATTAATATTAGTAGCAGGATTATTTCTTTCTTCTATGATAGGCTTAGTTTATGGAGCATTTGATGTAGTAGGGTTATGCAAATCTATATCAAATGGAATTAGTGGAATGTCAGAATTAATTATAGTTTCGCTAATTATAGCAGGGATTGTAGAAATTATAAAATTTAATGGAGGAATAGAATTTTTATTAAATTTTATAAAAGGAAAGATTAAAAGTAGAAAAGGTGCAGAATTTAGCATAGCGTTATTAGTTACTTTAGTAGATATATGTACTGCTAATAATACTATAGCTATTGTAACAGCAGGACCGTTAGCAAAAGACATATCAAAAGAATATAATATAGAACCTCAAAAATCAGCTAGTTTACTTGATACATTTTCTTGTTTTTCTCAGGGTGTTATACCTTATGGTGCGCAACTTTTAGCAGCTTCTACTCTAGCTAATATATCACCATTTGCCATTATGAAATATTTATATTATCCTTATTTAATGGTTATATTTGCTTTATTGTCAATAATATTAGGATTACCTAGATTTAAAACTGTAGATAAAGCTAGTACTGTAAAAAGCTATTGA
- a CDS encoding YihY/virulence factor BrkB family protein, translating to MEDEVPALASQLSYSLLLSFFPFLIFLMTLLGFSSIDNEYILLELKSILPNSAYELVYNTVIEVLSTRDSNLLSFSIIFTVWTASTGFRAVIKGINKAYDEKEKRSLPKVFLISILSTLSLGFLIIITVLFLVFGQLIGLYLLEKFKMGSLFYLTWNIIRYIIILISLIIIFALIYKFIPSRKLKWKEVMPGAIFATVGWLLSSFIFSYYVNNFANYSRVYGSIGAVIVLMVWLYLTSIIIILGGELNAFISIHESIKIRARK from the coding sequence ATGGAAGATGAGGTACCAGCTTTAGCATCACAGTTATCTTATAGTTTATTATTGTCATTTTTCCCATTTTTGATTTTTTTAATGACATTATTAGGATTTAGTTCTATAGATAATGAATATATTTTATTAGAATTAAAAAGTATATTGCCTAATAGCGCGTATGAATTAGTATATAATACGGTTATAGAAGTATTAAGTACAAGAGATAGTAACTTATTATCTTTTAGTATTATATTTACGGTTTGGACAGCATCTACTGGATTTAGAGCAGTTATAAAGGGAATAAACAAAGCTTATGATGAAAAAGAAAAGAGATCATTGCCTAAAGTATTTTTAATATCCATATTAAGCACTTTGAGTTTAGGCTTTCTAATAATAATTACTGTGCTTTTTCTAGTATTTGGTCAACTAATTGGATTATATTTATTGGAAAAATTTAAGATGGGTAGTTTATTTTATTTAACATGGAATATTATTAGATACATAATAATATTGATATCTTTAATAATAATTTTTGCTTTAATATATAAGTTTATTCCAAGTAGAAAATTAAAGTGGAAAGAAGTTATGCCTGGAGCTATATTTGCTACAGTTGGATGGCTTTTATCCTCATTTATTTTTTCATACTATGTAAATAATTTTGCAAATTATTCTAGAGTATATGGAAGTATTGGAGCAGTTATAGTTCTTATGGTATGGTTATATTTAACTTCTATTATTATAATTTTAGGTGGAGAATTAAATGCATTCATATCTATTCATGAAAGTATTAAAATAAGGGCTAGAAAGTAG
- a CDS encoding DUF6514 family protein: MVVVEDLKKVYKEGELEHNYFYRMTKGNIYLSGYKNPIELQSYGIEIERQDIIKGSIINIERDYVKNISCQRYKVHKLLKLLYDNFVSPIHLIDIIGEYIDNYIEDFDNELKEIAMN, encoded by the coding sequence ATGGTAGTTGTGGAAGATTTAAAAAAGGTTTATAAAGAAGGTGAATTAGAGCACAATTACTTTTACAGAATGACAAAAGGCAATATATATTTAAGTGGCTATAAGAATCCTATAGAATTGCAATCATATGGCATAGAAATCGAAAGACAAGATATAATTAAAGGTAGTATAATAAATATAGAAAGAGATTATGTTAAAAATATAAGTTGTCAAAGATATAAGGTACATAAATTGTTAAAATTATTATACGACAATTTTGTATCACCAATCCATTTAATAGATATAATAGGAGAGTATATAGATAACTATATAGAAGACTTTGACAACGAATTAAAAGAAATTGCTATGAATTAA
- a CDS encoding NAD(P)H-hydrate dehydratase, giving the protein MIIGDSLTTKKIDKYSINNLGIPGIVLMENAAVKILNHLDLNKNESFLIVAGKGNNGGDAFALARHLLTYGKKIEVFLVGGEKGLSKDCYMNYNILKNLDVNINLIETMDDIEELRSSIKKSDMVIEGIFGTGLTRKVEGIYDSVISIINENSDYTVSIDVPSGLNCNTGEVLGNCIIARKTITLMTYKRGFLNYNADNYIGEIIVENIGVPYNSVKNMSNNEFILQEEYVRKNLKIRNKYGHKGDYGRALVVAGSQGFTGAAYLCTEATVKSGAGLVTLATHENIGHILSCKLNEAMTSSVEDKIRFYELLKNSNSVAIGPGLGNNDDTLQLLKEVIERSNCPIVIDADGINCLKGNLQLIKNTKNPIILTPHPGEMSRLTGMSIKDINKNRIDIAKGFARENQVIILLKGYNTVITDGYKTFVNSTGNSAMASGGMGDILTGIIASFLAQGYNPLESASIAAFLHGYCGDKLSQNMHSVSASEVLRIFPYVMKNF; this is encoded by the coding sequence ATGATAATAGGAGATTCACTTACAACAAAAAAAATAGATAAATATTCTATAAATAATCTTGGCATACCTGGAATTGTTTTGATGGAGAACGCTGCAGTAAAGATACTAAATCATTTAGATTTAAATAAAAATGAATCTTTCCTTATTGTAGCTGGAAAAGGAAATAATGGAGGAGATGCTTTTGCACTAGCAAGACATTTATTAACTTATGGGAAAAAAATAGAAGTGTTTTTAGTAGGCGGAGAAAAAGGATTGAGTAAAGACTGTTATATGAATTATAATATTTTGAAAAATTTAGATGTAAACATAAATTTAATTGAAACTATGGATGATATAGAAGAATTAAGAAGTAGTATAAAAAAAAGTGATATGGTTATAGAAGGTATATTTGGTACAGGACTTACAAGAAAAGTTGAAGGAATTTATGATAGTGTTATATCAATAATAAACGAAAATAGTGATTATACAGTATCTATAGATGTGCCATCAGGATTAAATTGTAATACTGGTGAAGTATTGGGAAACTGTATAATTGCTAGAAAAACTATAACTCTAATGACTTATAAAAGAGGTTTTTTAAATTATAATGCAGATAACTATATTGGAGAAATAATTGTAGAAAATATAGGGGTACCGTATAATTCAGTAAAAAATATGTCTAATAATGAATTTATTCTACAAGAAGAATATGTAAGAAAAAATTTAAAAATAAGAAATAAATATGGACATAAAGGTGATTATGGAAGAGCTTTAGTAGTTGCAGGTTCTCAAGGATTTACTGGAGCAGCTTATTTATGTACAGAAGCTACAGTAAAAAGTGGAGCTGGTCTTGTAACCTTAGCTACGCATGAGAATATTGGACATATATTAAGTTGCAAATTAAATGAAGCTATGACATCATCTGTAGAGGATAAAATTAGATTTTATGAATTACTTAAAAATAGTAATAGTGTAGCTATAGGACCAGGGTTAGGTAATAATGATGATACATTACAGTTATTAAAAGAGGTAATAGAAAGAAGTAATTGTCCAATAGTTATAGATGCAGATGGAATAAATTGTTTAAAGGGTAATTTACAGTTAATAAAAAATACTAAAAATCCTATAATATTAACACCTCATCCAGGAGAAATGTCTAGATTAACAGGAATGTCTATTAAAGATATAAATAAAAACAGAATTGATATTGCCAAAGGTTTTGCAAGGGAAAATCAAGTGATTATACTATTAAAGGGCTATAATACAGTAATAACAGATGGATATAAAACTTTTGTTAATTCAACTGGAAATAGTGCTATGGCATCAGGGGGAATGGGGGATATATTAACAGGAATAATAGCATCCTTTTTAGCCCAAGGTTATAACCCATTAGAATCAGCTTCAATAGCAGCTTTTTTGCATGGCTATTGTGGAGATAAACTTTCTCAAAATATGCACAGTGTAAGTGCTAGTGAAGTGCTAAGAATATTCCCTTATGTAATGAAAAACTTTTAA